The following coding sequences are from one Streptomyces sp. NBC_01485 window:
- a CDS encoding response regulator transcription factor, which yields MPEPRTFTEQDPIRVFLLDDHEVVRRGLADLLDSEPDIKVIGDAGTMDHALARGPALRPDVAVLDVRLPDGDGISVCRELRSQMPELACLMLTSFDDEEALLDAIMAGASGYVLKQIKGSDLVSAVRTVASGQSMLDPATTARLMRSLRADPAETPSVPSELAGLSPRERDILALIGDGLTNREIGKKLYLSEKTVKNHISRLLAKLGVQRRVQAAVLASQLERSEGARPDPRNSR from the coding sequence ATGCCAGAGCCACGCACCTTCACCGAGCAGGACCCCATCCGGGTGTTCCTGTTGGACGACCACGAGGTCGTCCGCCGCGGCCTGGCCGATCTGCTCGACTCCGAGCCGGACATCAAGGTGATCGGCGACGCCGGCACCATGGACCACGCGCTCGCGCGGGGCCCCGCGCTGCGCCCGGACGTCGCCGTCCTCGACGTGCGGCTGCCGGACGGCGACGGCATCTCGGTCTGCCGGGAGCTGCGCAGCCAGATGCCGGAGCTGGCCTGTCTGATGCTGACCTCGTTCGACGACGAGGAGGCCCTGCTCGACGCGATCATGGCCGGCGCCTCCGGCTACGTCCTCAAGCAGATCAAGGGGTCCGACCTCGTCTCGGCGGTGCGCACGGTGGCCTCGGGCCAGTCGATGCTGGATCCCGCGACCACGGCCCGCCTGATGCGCTCGCTGCGGGCGGACCCCGCGGAGACCCCCTCCGTGCCCTCCGAGCTGGCGGGCCTGTCACCGCGCGAGAGGGACATTCTCGCCCTGATCGGCGACGGCCTGACCAACCGCGAGATCGGCAAGAAGCTCTACCTGTCGGAGAAGACCGTCAAGAACCACATCTCCCGTCTCCTGGCCAAGCTGGGCGTGCAGCGCCGGGTCCAGGCCGCCGTGCTCGCCTCTCAGCTGGAGAGGAGTGAGGGGGCACGGCCCGACCCACGAAACAGCCGCTAA
- a CDS encoding Crp/Fnr family transcriptional regulator, whose translation MNASPTPSPSPSTLRALSAEHRQRLMRVAREVSIPQGTRLFEEGGRADRFWIIRTGRIELDMHVPGRRAAVIENLGHNELVGWSWLFTPRVWHLGAEATTPVRAYEFDATAVRSMCQDDAALGSEVAQWVGGVLAHRLRSARTRLLNLYAPYGADSTV comes from the coding sequence ATGAACGCTTCCCCCACTCCCAGCCCCAGCCCCAGCACGCTGCGCGCACTGTCCGCCGAACACCGCCAGCGGCTCATGCGCGTCGCCCGAGAGGTGTCCATCCCCCAGGGAACACGTCTGTTCGAGGAAGGTGGACGCGCCGACCGCTTCTGGATCATCCGCACCGGCAGGATCGAGCTCGACATGCACGTGCCGGGCCGTCGGGCGGCTGTCATCGAGAACCTCGGGCACAACGAACTGGTCGGCTGGTCCTGGCTCTTCACCCCGCGCGTCTGGCACCTGGGCGCCGAAGCCACCACACCGGTGCGGGCCTACGAGTTCGACGCCACGGCCGTCCGGTCCATGTGCCAGGACGACGCGGCCCTGGGCAGCGAAGTCGCCCAGTGGGTCGGTGGCGTACTCGCCCACCGTCTCCGCTCGGCCAGGACCCGCCTCCTGAACCTGTACGCCCCCTACGGCGCCGACAGCACCGTCTGA